The following proteins are encoded in a genomic region of Stegostoma tigrinum isolate sSteTig4 chromosome 10, sSteTig4.hap1, whole genome shotgun sequence:
- the zfyve21 gene encoding zinc finger FYVE domain-containing protein 21 isoform X1: MAATADGKKLVRSPSGLRMVPENAAFSSPFSLDEPQWVPDKECPRCMQCEAKFDFLTRKHHCRRCGKCFCDKCCSKKVPLPRMYFIDPVRHCAECALISQKEYEFFDKQIKVLINGATFLVTLGSLEKGETMDCRLSNNHRYLYLDGENHVEIEVPRIIRVQVLTEGFTPGEKDIHTYTSLLENPYITEGGNTHATGMLVQYKTLGSQEPKQLKLSASDDFNSNKKVSVGWLAAMHKAAKLLYESRDQ, encoded by the exons ATGGCGGCTACGGCCGATGGGAAGAAGCTGGTACGTAGTCCGAGTGGACTCCGAATGGTGCCGGAAAATGCGGCGTTCAGTAGCCCCTTCTCGCTCGATGAGCCTCAGTGGGTCCCAGACAAAGAA TGTCCCAGGTGTATGCAGTGTGAAGCAAAATTTGACTTTCTTACCAGAAAA CATCACTGCAGGAGATGTGGAAAATGCTTCTGCGACAAATGTTGTAGTAAAAAAGTACCTCTTCCACGAATGTACTTCATAGATCCAGTTCGACATTGTGCTGAATGTGCTCTGATTTCCCAGAAGGAATATGAGTTTTTTGACAAACAGATTAAGGTGCTGATAAATG GAGCTACATTCCTTGTAACTTTGGGGTCCTTGGAGAAAGGTGAAACAATGGATTGTCGACTGTCAAACAACCACAG GTACCTGTATTTGGATGGAGAAAATCATGTTGAAATTGAGGTTCCACGAATTATAAGAGTTCAAGTGCTAACTGAAGGTTTTACTCCTGGAG AGAAAGATATTCACACTTACACCAGCCTACTGGAGAATCCGTACATTACAGAAG GTGGTAATACACATGCCACAGGGATGCTTGTCCAGTACAAAACTTTAGGTTCCCAAGAACCAAAACAACTGAAGCTGAGTGCATCTGATGATTTCAATAGTAACAAGAAAGTGTCAGTTGGCTGGTTGGCTGCTATGCATAAG GCTGCCAAGCTTCTGTATGAATCAAGAGACCAATAA
- the zfyve21 gene encoding zinc finger FYVE domain-containing protein 21 isoform X3 — translation MAATADGKKLVRSPSGLRMVPENAAFSSPFSLDEPQWVPDKECPRCMQCEAKFDFLTRKHHCRRCGKCFCDKCCSKKVPLPRMYFIDPVRHCAECALISQKEYEFFDKQIKVLINGATFLVTLGSLEKGETMDCRLSNNHRYLYLDGENHVEIEVPRIIRVQVLTEGFTPGEKDIHTYTSLLENPYITEELTTFNNSSFHNLVEVESGAPRFPLVIDCYPAPIEQS, via the exons ATGGCGGCTACGGCCGATGGGAAGAAGCTGGTACGTAGTCCGAGTGGACTCCGAATGGTGCCGGAAAATGCGGCGTTCAGTAGCCCCTTCTCGCTCGATGAGCCTCAGTGGGTCCCAGACAAAGAA TGTCCCAGGTGTATGCAGTGTGAAGCAAAATTTGACTTTCTTACCAGAAAA CATCACTGCAGGAGATGTGGAAAATGCTTCTGCGACAAATGTTGTAGTAAAAAAGTACCTCTTCCACGAATGTACTTCATAGATCCAGTTCGACATTGTGCTGAATGTGCTCTGATTTCCCAGAAGGAATATGAGTTTTTTGACAAACAGATTAAGGTGCTGATAAATG GAGCTACATTCCTTGTAACTTTGGGGTCCTTGGAGAAAGGTGAAACAATGGATTGTCGACTGTCAAACAACCACAG GTACCTGTATTTGGATGGAGAAAATCATGTTGAAATTGAGGTTCCACGAATTATAAGAGTTCAAGTGCTAACTGAAGGTTTTACTCCTGGAG AGAAAGATATTCACACTTACACCAGCCTACTGGAGAATCCGTACATTACAGAAG AGTTGACCACTTTCAACAACAGTTCTTTTCATAATCTGGTCGAGGTGGAGTCTGGGGCACCCAGGTTTCCATTGGTGATTGATTGCTACCCAGCACCAATTGAACAGAGTTGA
- the zfyve21 gene encoding zinc finger FYVE domain-containing protein 21 isoform X4, with the protein MQCEAKFDFLTRKHHCRRCGKCFCDKCCSKKVPLPRMYFIDPVRHCAECALISQKEYEFFDKQIKVLINGATFLVTLGSLEKGETMDCRLSNNHRYLYLDGENHVEIEVPRIIRVQVLTEGFTPGEKDIHTYTSLLENPYITEGGNTHATGMLVQYKTLGSQEPKQLKLSASDDFNSNKKVSVGWLAAMHKAAKLLYESRDQ; encoded by the exons ATGCAGTGTGAAGCAAAATTTGACTTTCTTACCAGAAAA CATCACTGCAGGAGATGTGGAAAATGCTTCTGCGACAAATGTTGTAGTAAAAAAGTACCTCTTCCACGAATGTACTTCATAGATCCAGTTCGACATTGTGCTGAATGTGCTCTGATTTCCCAGAAGGAATATGAGTTTTTTGACAAACAGATTAAGGTGCTGATAAATG GAGCTACATTCCTTGTAACTTTGGGGTCCTTGGAGAAAGGTGAAACAATGGATTGTCGACTGTCAAACAACCACAG GTACCTGTATTTGGATGGAGAAAATCATGTTGAAATTGAGGTTCCACGAATTATAAGAGTTCAAGTGCTAACTGAAGGTTTTACTCCTGGAG AGAAAGATATTCACACTTACACCAGCCTACTGGAGAATCCGTACATTACAGAAG GTGGTAATACACATGCCACAGGGATGCTTGTCCAGTACAAAACTTTAGGTTCCCAAGAACCAAAACAACTGAAGCTGAGTGCATCTGATGATTTCAATAGTAACAAGAAAGTGTCAGTTGGCTGGTTGGCTGCTATGCATAAG GCTGCCAAGCTTCTGTATGAATCAAGAGACCAATAA
- the zfyve21 gene encoding zinc finger FYVE domain-containing protein 21 isoform X2, protein MAATADGKKLVRSPSGLRMVPENAAFSSPFSLDEPQWVPDKECPRCMQCEAKFDFLTRKHHCRRCGKCFCDKCCSKKVPLPRMYFIDPVRHCAECALISQKEYEFFDKQIKVLINGATFLVTLGSLEKGETMDCRLSNNHRYLYLDGENHVEIEVPRIIRVQVLTEGFTPGGGNTHATGMLVQYKTLGSQEPKQLKLSASDDFNSNKKVSVGWLAAMHKAAKLLYESRDQ, encoded by the exons ATGGCGGCTACGGCCGATGGGAAGAAGCTGGTACGTAGTCCGAGTGGACTCCGAATGGTGCCGGAAAATGCGGCGTTCAGTAGCCCCTTCTCGCTCGATGAGCCTCAGTGGGTCCCAGACAAAGAA TGTCCCAGGTGTATGCAGTGTGAAGCAAAATTTGACTTTCTTACCAGAAAA CATCACTGCAGGAGATGTGGAAAATGCTTCTGCGACAAATGTTGTAGTAAAAAAGTACCTCTTCCACGAATGTACTTCATAGATCCAGTTCGACATTGTGCTGAATGTGCTCTGATTTCCCAGAAGGAATATGAGTTTTTTGACAAACAGATTAAGGTGCTGATAAATG GAGCTACATTCCTTGTAACTTTGGGGTCCTTGGAGAAAGGTGAAACAATGGATTGTCGACTGTCAAACAACCACAG GTACCTGTATTTGGATGGAGAAAATCATGTTGAAATTGAGGTTCCACGAATTATAAGAGTTCAAGTGCTAACTGAAGGTTTTACTCCTGGAG GTGGTAATACACATGCCACAGGGATGCTTGTCCAGTACAAAACTTTAGGTTCCCAAGAACCAAAACAACTGAAGCTGAGTGCATCTGATGATTTCAATAGTAACAAGAAAGTGTCAGTTGGCTGGTTGGCTGCTATGCATAAG GCTGCCAAGCTTCTGTATGAATCAAGAGACCAATAA